One Vibrio campbellii CAIM 519 = NBRC 15631 = ATCC 25920 genomic window carries:
- the ubiB gene encoding ubiquinone biosynthesis regulatory protein kinase UbiB, whose product MTPAEIKRLYQIIKVQLEYGLDELLPDHQLTKAPLLMRKSLFWIKNKHPEKPLGERLRLALQELGPVWIKFGQMMSTRRDLFPPHIADPLALLQDQVAPFDGQLAKEQMELALGGPLQNWFTEFDIKPLASASIAQVHTARLKDTNQEVVLKVIRPDIRPVIDSDLRLMHRMARIVAGAMPEARRLKPVEVVREYEKTLLDELDLRREAANAIQLRRNFEGSEELYVPEVFPDFSNETVMVSERIYGIQVSDIEGLEANGTNMKLLAERGVSVFFTQVFRDSFFHADMHPGNVFVKPEHPENPMWIGLDCGIVGALNTEDKRYLAENFLAFFNRDYRRVAELHVDSGWVPADTNVDEFEFAIRIVCEPIFAKPLCEISFGHVLLNLFNTARRFNMEVQPQLVLLQKTLLYVEGLGRQLYPQLDLWETAKPFLEEWMMNQVGPQALVNAIKDRAPFWAEKLPELPELLYDSLRQSKAMNQRMDQLYQGYRHSKRQQATGKFLFGVGATLVVCSAILVDNAYEQLSIASGIAGVTFWLLSWRAYRR is encoded by the coding sequence ATGACGCCAGCAGAAATAAAACGCTTATACCAAATCATTAAAGTTCAGCTGGAATACGGCTTGGATGAGTTGCTGCCTGATCATCAATTGACTAAAGCGCCGCTTTTGATGCGCAAAAGCCTATTCTGGATTAAGAACAAGCACCCAGAGAAACCGCTGGGTGAACGTCTTCGTCTCGCTCTGCAAGAACTTGGTCCGGTTTGGATTAAGTTCGGTCAGATGATGTCGACTCGTCGCGATCTTTTCCCTCCGCATATCGCTGATCCTCTTGCGCTTTTGCAAGACCAAGTTGCACCATTTGATGGGCAGTTAGCAAAAGAACAAATGGAACTCGCTCTGGGCGGTCCGTTGCAAAACTGGTTTACTGAATTTGATATTAAACCGTTAGCGTCCGCGTCGATTGCCCAAGTGCATACAGCGCGATTAAAAGACACTAACCAAGAAGTTGTATTAAAGGTCATCCGTCCAGATATTCGTCCGGTCATTGATTCAGATCTAAGACTGATGCACCGAATGGCGCGTATAGTCGCCGGAGCGATGCCTGAAGCACGTCGTTTAAAACCCGTCGAAGTGGTTCGCGAGTACGAAAAAACCTTACTTGATGAACTCGATTTACGTCGTGAAGCGGCGAACGCGATTCAACTGCGTCGCAACTTCGAAGGCAGCGAAGAGCTTTACGTACCAGAAGTTTTTCCTGACTTTAGTAATGAAACTGTCATGGTTTCTGAGCGAATATATGGCATCCAAGTCTCTGATATTGAAGGCTTGGAAGCGAATGGCACCAATATGAAATTGCTCGCGGAACGCGGCGTGAGTGTGTTCTTCACTCAGGTGTTCCGAGACAGCTTTTTCCATGCAGACATGCACCCGGGTAACGTATTCGTTAAGCCGGAGCATCCAGAGAACCCGATGTGGATTGGGCTGGATTGCGGGATCGTTGGGGCACTTAATACGGAAGACAAACGCTATCTGGCGGAAAACTTCCTCGCTTTCTTCAATCGTGACTACCGCCGCGTAGCGGAATTGCACGTTGATTCGGGCTGGGTACCAGCTGATACCAATGTCGATGAATTTGAATTTGCGATTCGCATTGTGTGTGAGCCAATCTTTGCCAAGCCACTTTGTGAGATCTCTTTCGGTCACGTATTGTTGAACCTGTTCAACACAGCGCGTCGATTCAATATGGAAGTGCAGCCGCAGCTTGTATTGCTACAAAAAACGCTGTTGTACGTCGAAGGTCTGGGCCGCCAGTTGTACCCGCAACTTGATTTGTGGGAGACCGCTAAGCCTTTCCTTGAAGAATGGATGATGAACCAAGTTGGTCCGCAAGCTTTAGTGAATGCCATTAAAGACCGCGCGCCGTTTTGGGCAGAAAAGTTACCGGAACTGCCGGAGCTGCTTTACGATAGCCTGAGACAAAGTAAAGCCATGAATCAACGCATGGATCAGCTTTATCAAGGTTACCGTCACAGCAAGCGTCAGCAGGCGACAGGAAAGTTTTTATTTGGCGTTGGAGCCACTTTAGTCGTATGCTCGGCAATATTGGTGGATAACGCTTATGAGCAGCTATCGATTGCTAGCGGTATCGCAGGGGTCACATTTTGGCTGCTTAGTTGGCGAGCTTATCGTCGATAG
- the tatA gene encoding Sec-independent protein translocase subunit TatA encodes MGGISVWQLLIIAVIVVLLFGTKKLRGIGGDLGGAVKGFKKAMSEDEPAKKDDKDADFEPKSLEEQQKKEAAPESKKDKEQA; translated from the coding sequence ATGGGTGGTATCAGTGTTTGGCAACTTCTAATCATTGCTGTAATTGTTGTATTGCTATTCGGAACTAAGAAACTACGCGGTATCGGTGGCGATCTGGGTGGTGCCGTTAAGGGCTTCAAAAAAGCAATGAGCGAAGATGAGCCTGCGAAGAAAGACGACAAAGACGCAGACTTCGAGCCAAAAAGTCTAGAAGAGCAGCAAAAGAAAGAAGCAGCTCCTGAATCGAAAAAAGACAAAGAGCAGGCGTAA
- the tatB gene encoding Sec-independent protein translocase protein TatB has product MFDIGFWELVLISVVGLVVLGPERLPHAIRSVSRFVGAAKSMANSVKDELSHELKVQELQENLRKAEQMGMDDLSPELKSSVEELKKAAQSVNRPYAEPTKSEAESKQEAPATETVEKAEEIKVTAADKKAE; this is encoded by the coding sequence GTGTTTGATATCGGTTTTTGGGAACTGGTATTAATATCTGTTGTTGGTCTGGTTGTTCTTGGTCCCGAGCGTTTGCCACATGCCATCCGCAGTGTCTCTCGTTTTGTCGGTGCAGCGAAGAGTATGGCAAACAGCGTCAAAGACGAGTTGTCACACGAGCTGAAAGTTCAAGAACTGCAAGAAAACTTGCGCAAAGCTGAGCAAATGGGGATGGATGATCTGTCTCCTGAGCTGAAATCTTCGGTCGAAGAATTGAAAAAAGCGGCGCAATCTGTAAACCGCCCTTACGCGGAGCCAACCAAATCAGAAGCGGAGTCTAAACAAGAGGCACCAGCGACTGAAACCGTTGAGAAAGCGGAAGAGATTAAGGTTACAGCGGCAGATAAGAAAGCCGAATAG
- the tatC gene encoding twin-arginine translocase subunit TatC has protein sequence MSTVEQTQPLISHLLELRNRLLKAIAAVLVVFVGLIYFSNHIYEFVSAPLVERLPEGATMIATDVASPFFTPLKLTLIASVFIAVPFILYQVWAFVAPGLYKHERRLIMPLLFSSSLLFYCGVAFAYFVVFPLVFGFFTAISLGGVEFATDISSYLDFVLALFMAFGIAFEVPVAIILLCWTGATTPQDLKEKRPYIIVCAFIVGMLLTPPDMISQTLLAIPMCLLFEVGLFFARFYTRKDDEQEEVEE, from the coding sequence ATGTCTACCGTCGAGCAGACACAACCTTTAATTAGTCATTTATTAGAACTTCGCAACCGACTGCTTAAAGCCATTGCTGCAGTATTGGTGGTGTTTGTTGGACTAATTTACTTCTCTAACCACATCTATGAGTTTGTCTCAGCGCCTTTGGTAGAGCGTCTACCTGAAGGTGCTACGATGATTGCAACCGATGTGGCTTCACCGTTTTTCACGCCTTTGAAGCTAACCTTGATTGCTTCGGTGTTTATTGCGGTGCCGTTTATCTTGTACCAAGTGTGGGCATTTGTTGCACCGGGCTTATACAAGCATGAACGTCGATTGATCATGCCATTACTGTTCTCTAGCTCACTGCTGTTCTACTGCGGTGTGGCGTTTGCTTACTTCGTGGTATTCCCACTGGTGTTTGGCTTCTTTACCGCCATCTCTCTTGGTGGGGTGGAGTTCGCAACCGACATCTCGAGTTACCTCGACTTTGTACTGGCGCTGTTTATGGCGTTTGGTATCGCGTTTGAAGTACCTGTGGCGATAATCTTGCTATGTTGGACTGGCGCAACCACACCACAAGACTTGAAAGAGAAGCGTCCATACATCATCGTGTGTGCGTTTATTGTCGGTATGCTATTGACGCCGCCGGATATGATCTCGCAAACCCTTTTAGCAATCCCTATGTGTTTGCTGTTTGAGGTAGGCTTGTTCTTCGCACGTTTCTACACACGTAAAGACGACGAACAAGAAGAAGTGGAAGAGTAA
- a CDS encoding TatD family hydrolase yields the protein MIDTHAHIYASEFDNDRDEVVKRALEQGIDKILLPNIDLESIEPMLKTEAAYPEICRSMMGLHPCYVDGNVEQTLAIIRGWFEKHNFIAVGEIGIDLYWDKTFRAEQEMAFVTQLNWAKEMNLPVVIHTRDSIEETLTLLRQEQDGSLRGVFHCFGGSVEEAQAINELGFHLGLGGVSTFKNGGMDKVIPHLDMNWVILETDCPYLAPVPHRGKRNEPAYTSLVAARVAELRGESLEVIDTLTTKNAEALFNLS from the coding sequence ATGATCGATACTCACGCTCATATTTACGCTAGCGAATTTGATAACGACCGCGACGAGGTGGTGAAGCGCGCTTTAGAACAAGGCATTGATAAAATTCTGCTGCCGAACATCGATCTTGAATCTATTGAGCCGATGCTAAAAACCGAGGCAGCTTATCCTGAGATTTGTCGTTCTATGATGGGTTTGCATCCATGTTACGTAGATGGCAATGTCGAGCAAACACTAGCAATCATTCGTGGCTGGTTTGAAAAGCACAACTTCATTGCAGTGGGTGAAATCGGTATCGATCTTTACTGGGATAAAACCTTCCGAGCAGAACAAGAGATGGCGTTTGTGACTCAGTTAAACTGGGCAAAAGAGATGAATTTACCTGTCGTTATCCACACACGTGACTCAATTGAAGAAACGCTGACCTTACTTCGTCAAGAACAAGATGGCAGCTTGCGTGGTGTATTCCACTGTTTTGGTGGCAGCGTAGAAGAAGCGCAAGCGATCAATGAGCTTGGGTTCCACTTAGGTCTGGGTGGTGTCTCTACGTTTAAAAATGGCGGTATGGATAAGGTTATCCCGCATCTGGACATGAATTGGGTGATTCTAGAAACAGACTGTCCTTACCTTGCACCGGTACCGCATCGTGGTAAACGCAACGAGCCGGCTTACACTTCTCTGGTGGCAGCGCGCGTGGCGGAACTGCGTGGGGAAAGCCTTGAAGTGATTGATACTCTAACGACCAAAAATGCTGAGGCATTGTTTAACCTGAGCTAA
- the hemB gene encoding porphobilinogen synthase yields the protein MSVSIQGPFPARRMRRMRKHDFSRRLMAENQVSVNDLIYPMFILMGKDRRESVESMPSVERLSIDLMLEEAQYLANLGVPAIALFPVVNQDAKSSCAAEAYNPEGLVQRAVRALKEHVPQIGVITDVALDPFTTHGQDGIIDEDGYVMNDETTEVLVKQALSHAEAGADVVAPSDMMDGRIGKIREALEEAGHIHTQIMAYSAKYASNYYGPFRDAVGSSANLKGGNKKNYQMDPANTDEALHEVALDINEGADMVMVKPGMPYLDVVRRVKTELQVPTFAYQVSGEYAMHKAAIMNGWLKERETVMESLLCFKRAGADGILTYFAKDVAEWLAEENAQTAEHLVKAQEAADE from the coding sequence GTGTCTGTATCAATTCAAGGTCCATTCCCTGCACGCCGTATGCGTCGTATGCGTAAGCACGATTTTAGTCGTCGTCTGATGGCTGAAAACCAAGTTTCAGTAAACGATTTGATTTACCCAATGTTCATCCTGATGGGCAAAGATCGTCGTGAAAGTGTTGAATCGATGCCGAGTGTAGAACGTTTGTCGATTGATTTAATGCTAGAAGAAGCACAATACCTAGCAAACTTAGGCGTACCAGCAATCGCGCTTTTCCCTGTCGTAAACCAAGACGCTAAAAGTTCATGTGCTGCTGAAGCTTACAACCCAGAAGGTTTGGTTCAGCGCGCAGTACGTGCATTAAAAGAGCACGTGCCTCAAATCGGCGTGATCACAGATGTGGCACTCGACCCATTCACTACACATGGCCAAGATGGCATCATCGATGAAGATGGCTATGTAATGAATGATGAGACAACTGAAGTACTTGTAAAACAAGCGCTGTCTCATGCAGAAGCGGGTGCAGATGTGGTGGCACCATCAGACATGATGGATGGTCGTATTGGTAAAATCCGTGAAGCACTAGAAGAAGCGGGTCACATCCATACTCAGATCATGGCTTACTCTGCGAAGTACGCATCAAACTACTACGGTCCATTCCGTGACGCAGTTGGTTCATCAGCGAACCTAAAAGGCGGCAACAAGAAAAACTACCAAATGGATCCTGCGAACACGGATGAAGCGCTACATGAAGTGGCTCTCGACATCAATGAAGGCGCAGACATGGTGATGGTTAAGCCAGGCATGCCTTACCTTGATGTGGTTCGCCGAGTGAAGACTGAGCTTCAAGTTCCAACCTTCGCTTACCAAGTTTCTGGTGAATACGCGATGCACAAAGCGGCCATAATGAATGGTTGGTTGAAAGAGCGTGAGACTGTGATGGAATCGCTTCTTTGCTTCAAGCGCGCAGGTGCTGATGGCATCCTGACTTACTTCGCGAAAGATGTAGCAGAATGGCTAGCGGAAGAAAACGCACAAACTGCAGAGCACTTAGTGAAAGCGCAAGAAGCGGCAGACGAGTAA
- a CDS encoding GNAT family N-acetyltransferase, with protein MTMLIREGTLEEAIQVVARVTEFARGETVESMAERLGEKKSLILVAEKAGTILGFKIGYELDNYTFYSWFGGVAPEARNEGVAQMLLEAQEDWVAEQGYKTLKVKSRNQFPAMLRLLLRNDYIIEKIEENSNLRESRVHFIKAL; from the coding sequence ATGACAATGCTGATTCGTGAAGGCACGCTGGAAGAAGCGATCCAAGTGGTGGCTCGTGTCACTGAGTTTGCTCGTGGTGAAACGGTTGAATCTATGGCGGAGCGCCTTGGAGAGAAAAAGAGCCTAATCTTAGTGGCTGAGAAAGCTGGGACGATCCTTGGTTTTAAAATTGGCTACGAATTAGATAATTACACCTTCTACAGTTGGTTTGGTGGCGTGGCCCCAGAAGCGCGCAATGAAGGTGTGGCGCAGATGTTGTTGGAAGCACAAGAAGACTGGGTCGCTGAGCAGGGTTATAAAACGTTAAAAGTAAAATCGCGCAACCAATTTCCTGCCATGCTTCGTCTATTGCTAAGAAATGACTATATTATTGAAAAAATTGAAGAAAATTCGAATTTGCGTGAGTCTCGAGTCCACTTCATTAAAGCGCTATAA
- the polA gene encoding DNA polymerase I, which produces MASIPENPLILIDGSSYLYRAFHAYPGTMSNGEIPTNAVYGVVNMLRSMMRQFASDRIAVVFDAKGKTFRDDMYPEYKANRPPMPDDLRCQIEPLHNVIRAMGLPLICIPGVEADDVIGTLAYQASQQGMPVLISTGDKDMAQLVDDNVTLINTMTNVVMDREGVVEKFGIPPELIIDYLALMGDKVDNIPGVPGVGDKTATALLQGIGGLTKLYENLDDIAALGFRGSKTMAKKLVDNKDNAMLSYELATIKLDVELEETPESLLKAEPSTDELIKLYGQLTFKSWLNELLEGGTGVVEADESTGAARGGSAASKTDMDTSAVKIDRSQYETILDEASFNAWLDKLKASELFAFDTETDSLDYMVANLVGLSFATDEGIAAYVPVAHDYLDAPQQLDRDWVLAQLKPILENEAQAKVGQNLKYDASVLARYGIEMKGIKHDTMLASYVYNSVGGKHDMDSLALRFLQHSCISFEQIAGKGKNQLTFNQIDLDEASPYAAEDADVTLRLHNRLFANIEQDEKLKAVYEEIEMPLVPVLSRIERTGVLIDDMKLSAQSVEIAARLDELEQKAYEIAEQEFNMNSPKQLQALLFEKMGLPVIKKTPSGTPSTNEEVLQELALDYPLPKLILEYRGLAKLKSTYTDKLPKMINPSTGRVHTSYHQAVTATGRLSSTDPNLQNIPIRNEEGRRIRQAFVAPTGYKILAVDYSQIELRIMAHLSGDQALLDAFRDGKDIHAATAAEIMGVSIEDVSSEQRRRAKAVNFGLIYGMSAFGLAKQLGIPRGEAQAYMDKYFERYPGVMQYMEDTRSAASEQGFVETIFGRRLHLPEIQSRNGMRRKAAERAAINAPMQGTAADIIKKAMLLVDQWIQEEGNGRVKLLMQVHDELVFEVEESSLSEIESKVQNLMESAAELKVPLVAEAGHGDNWDQAH; this is translated from the coding sequence ATGGCAAGTATTCCTGAAAATCCGTTGATTCTGATCGACGGCTCTTCTTATCTATATCGCGCTTTTCACGCTTACCCAGGCACGATGAGTAACGGTGAAATTCCAACTAACGCAGTTTACGGTGTAGTAAACATGTTACGCAGCATGATGCGTCAGTTTGCTTCTGATCGTATCGCAGTAGTTTTCGATGCGAAGGGTAAAACCTTCCGTGACGATATGTACCCGGAATACAAAGCGAATCGTCCACCAATGCCGGACGATCTTCGTTGCCAGATTGAACCTCTGCATAACGTTATTCGTGCTATGGGTCTGCCATTGATCTGTATTCCAGGTGTAGAAGCCGATGATGTGATTGGTACTCTGGCTTATCAAGCATCGCAGCAAGGCATGCCTGTTTTGATTAGTACTGGCGATAAAGATATGGCGCAGTTGGTGGATGACAACGTTACCTTGATCAACACCATGACCAACGTCGTGATGGATCGTGAAGGTGTCGTTGAGAAGTTTGGTATCCCACCAGAACTGATCATCGACTACCTAGCGTTGATGGGCGATAAAGTCGATAACATTCCTGGCGTTCCGGGCGTGGGTGATAAAACCGCAACTGCCCTGCTACAAGGTATTGGCGGTCTGACAAAGCTGTATGAAAACCTCGATGATATTGCAGCGCTTGGCTTCCGTGGTTCAAAAACCATGGCGAAGAAGCTAGTCGATAACAAAGACAACGCAATGCTGTCTTACGAGCTTGCGACCATCAAGCTGGATGTGGAACTGGAAGAGACGCCAGAATCATTGCTAAAAGCAGAACCAAGTACCGATGAGCTGATCAAACTGTACGGTCAGTTGACGTTCAAGTCTTGGTTGAACGAGCTATTAGAAGGCGGTACAGGTGTGGTTGAAGCGGATGAATCAACCGGCGCAGCGCGTGGTGGCTCTGCTGCATCTAAAACTGATATGGATACTTCAGCGGTAAAAATAGACCGTAGCCAATACGAAACCATCCTAGATGAAGCTTCATTCAATGCTTGGTTAGACAAACTAAAAGCATCGGAGTTATTCGCGTTTGATACCGAAACTGACAGCCTAGATTACATGGTGGCAAACTTGGTTGGTTTGTCATTTGCAACTGACGAAGGCATTGCTGCTTATGTACCAGTGGCCCACGACTACCTAGATGCGCCGCAGCAGCTGGATCGTGATTGGGTACTGGCACAGCTAAAGCCGATTCTTGAAAATGAGGCTCAGGCGAAAGTTGGTCAAAACCTAAAATACGATGCATCTGTGTTGGCTCGCTATGGCATTGAGATGAAAGGCATCAAGCACGACACTATGTTGGCGTCTTACGTCTACAACAGTGTAGGTGGCAAGCACGATATGGACAGCTTGGCACTGCGCTTCCTACAGCACAGCTGCATTTCATTCGAGCAAATTGCAGGTAAAGGTAAGAACCAGCTGACCTTCAACCAAATCGATCTGGATGAAGCTTCACCATATGCTGCGGAAGATGCAGACGTGACACTTCGTCTGCATAACCGTTTGTTTGCTAACATCGAACAAGATGAAAAGCTCAAAGCCGTATACGAAGAAATCGAAATGCCACTCGTGCCCGTGCTGTCTCGCATAGAGCGTACTGGTGTGTTGATTGATGACATGAAGCTTAGTGCGCAATCTGTAGAAATTGCTGCACGCCTGGATGAGCTTGAGCAAAAGGCTTACGAGATTGCTGAGCAAGAGTTCAACATGAACTCACCGAAGCAACTGCAAGCGCTTCTGTTTGAAAAAATGGGTCTACCAGTCATCAAGAAGACGCCATCAGGCACGCCTTCTACTAATGAAGAAGTGCTGCAAGAACTGGCTCTGGATTACCCACTACCAAAACTGATTTTGGAATACCGTGGTCTGGCGAAGCTAAAATCAACTTACACCGATAAGTTGCCGAAGATGATCAACCCATCGACGGGTCGTGTGCATACTTCTTACCACCAAGCGGTGACCGCAACGGGTCGTCTATCATCCACCGATCCTAACTTGCAGAACATCCCAATTCGTAATGAAGAAGGTCGTCGTATTCGTCAGGCATTCGTTGCCCCTACGGGTTACAAGATTCTGGCAGTCGACTACTCTCAGATTGAATTGCGTATTATGGCGCACCTATCAGGTGACCAAGCACTGCTTGATGCGTTCCGTGACGGTAAAGATATCCACGCGGCAACCGCAGCAGAAATCATGGGCGTTTCTATTGAAGACGTTTCAAGTGAGCAACGTCGCCGTGCGAAAGCGGTTAACTTCGGTCTTATCTACGGCATGAGTGCGTTTGGTTTGGCGAAGCAACTGGGCATTCCTCGTGGTGAGGCACAAGCATACATGGACAAGTATTTCGAGCGCTACCCAGGCGTAATGCAGTACATGGAAGACACGCGCAGTGCGGCTTCAGAGCAAGGTTTCGTCGAGACAATCTTTGGTCGTCGCTTGCACCTTCCTGAAATTCAATCTCGCAACGGCATGCGTCGTAAGGCGGCAGAGCGTGCAGCGATCAACGCGCCGATGCAAGGCACCGCTGCGGACATCATCAAGAAAGCGATGCTGTTAGTTGATCAGTGGATTCAAGAAGAAGGCAATGGTCGAGTGAAACTTCTGATGCAAGTACACGATGAACTGGTGTTTGAAGTTGAAGAGTCGTCTTTGTCCGAAATTGAAAGTAAAGTACAGAATTTGATGGAATCTGCAGCAGAGCTGAAAGTGCCTCTAGTGGCAGAAGCGGGTCACGGTGACAACTGGGATCAAGCACACTAG
- the yihA gene encoding ribosome biogenesis GTP-binding protein YihA/YsxC encodes MSVKIHYQNTHFITSAPDIRHLPEDEGVEIAFAGRSNAGKSSALNRLTNQKSLAKTSKTPGRTQLINLFKVEEGCHIVDLPGYGFAQVPVEMKNKWQKSLGEYLQKRECLKGLVVLMDIRHPMKDLDQQMIFWAIDSRIPVQVLLTKADKLKSGARKQTLLKIRKQVETFGGDVSVDVFSSLKGLGVDQLRAKLDTWFAPAFAHLIEEDEQDVPENGEE; translated from the coding sequence GTGAGCGTAAAAATTCATTACCAAAACACGCATTTCATCACCAGCGCACCCGATATTCGTCACTTACCTGAGGACGAAGGTGTCGAAATTGCGTTTGCAGGACGCTCAAACGCTGGTAAATCGAGTGCACTTAACCGTCTTACTAACCAAAAAAGCTTAGCGAAGACATCAAAGACACCCGGTCGTACTCAATTGATCAACCTTTTCAAAGTGGAAGAAGGTTGTCACATTGTCGATTTGCCAGGATACGGCTTCGCTCAAGTACCGGTTGAGATGAAGAACAAATGGCAAAAATCATTAGGTGAATACCTACAGAAACGCGAGTGCCTAAAAGGCTTGGTGGTTCTGATGGATATCCGTCACCCAATGAAAGACCTCGATCAGCAAATGATTTTCTGGGCAATCGACAGCCGCATCCCTGTTCAAGTTCTTCTGACTAAAGCAGACAAACTGAAAAGCGGTGCTCGCAAACAAACGTTGCTAAAAATTCGCAAACAAGTGGAAACGTTTGGTGGTGACGTATCGGTAGATGTTTTCTCTTCACTGAAAGGTCTAGGTGTCGATCAGCTTCGTGCCAAACTGGACACTTGGTTTGCACCAGCATTTGCACACTTGATTGAAGAAGACGAGCAAGACGTTCCAGAGAACGGCGAAGAATAA
- a CDS encoding c-type cytochrome, which translates to MKKLALILSLLASCSVWAQGNIEAGKAKSQTCVACHGADGNSAIAMYPKLAGQHAKYLEKQLKDLKLGMTSGGKQGRYDPVMSGMAMPLSDEDIADLSAYYASLPISESSTPEEVVEKGKVLYTAGDAGRGLTACIACHGPRGNGTELSGFPKISGQHSDYIKAQLEKFRDGNRGNDMNAMMRDIAKKMTDEDIEVLSKYVGGLH; encoded by the coding sequence ATGAAGAAATTAGCGCTAATTTTGAGTCTTTTAGCCAGTTGCTCAGTATGGGCCCAAGGTAATATTGAAGCTGGTAAAGCAAAATCACAAACTTGTGTCGCCTGTCACGGAGCGGACGGTAACAGTGCAATCGCAATGTACCCGAAACTTGCAGGCCAACACGCTAAGTATCTTGAGAAGCAGTTAAAAGACCTGAAACTAGGAATGACTAGTGGTGGTAAGCAAGGTCGTTACGACCCTGTAATGAGTGGTATGGCAATGCCACTGAGCGATGAAGACATCGCTGATCTATCTGCATACTACGCCTCTCTACCAATCTCAGAGAGCTCAACACCAGAAGAAGTTGTTGAGAAAGGTAAAGTACTGTACACCGCTGGTGATGCAGGACGTGGTCTAACCGCATGTATCGCATGTCACGGCCCTCGTGGTAACGGCACTGAGCTTTCAGGTTTCCCTAAAATTTCTGGTCAGCACTCTGACTACATCAAAGCTCAGCTAGAGAAGTTCCGTGATGGTAACCGTGGTAACGATATGAATGCCATGATGCGTGACATCGCGAAGAAAATGACAGACGAAGACATCGAAGTTCTGTCGAAATACGTTGGCGGTCTGCACTAA
- a CDS encoding class I SAM-dependent methyltransferase, whose protein sequence is MHTCPLCQNQRTHHFFEDKQRDYLQCEQCSLVFVNPDQRLDAETEKAHYDLHENNPEDMGYRRFLARIADPISERISPQSNGIDFGCGPGPTLSLMLEEAGHNMALYDLYYHPDTCVLEKQYDFMTATEVIEHLYHPDLVWKQWLNLVKPGGWIGLMTKMVIDVEAFRTWHYKNDPTHVVFFSRDTFQFLAERDKLELEFIGNDVILLRKTQ, encoded by the coding sequence ATGCACACCTGTCCTTTATGCCAGAATCAGCGCACTCACCACTTTTTTGAAGACAAGCAACGCGACTATCTTCAGTGTGAGCAGTGCAGTTTGGTATTCGTCAATCCAGATCAACGTTTGGATGCGGAAACTGAAAAAGCTCACTATGATCTGCATGAGAACAATCCTGAAGATATGGGATATCGCCGCTTTTTGGCGAGAATTGCTGATCCAATCTCAGAGCGAATTTCACCACAATCGAACGGAATCGACTTTGGTTGTGGTCCGGGCCCAACGCTTTCCTTAATGTTAGAAGAAGCGGGGCACAACATGGCGTTGTACGATCTTTACTATCACCCAGATACTTGTGTGTTAGAAAAGCAGTATGACTTCATGACAGCAACAGAGGTGATCGAACACCTCTACCACCCAGATTTGGTGTGGAAGCAATGGTTGAATTTAGTTAAGCCAGGTGGCTGGATAGGCCTGATGACGAAAATGGTCATCGACGTAGAAGCCTTTCGGACATGGCATTATAAGAACGATCCTACGCATGTGGTGTTCTTTAGCCGTGACACGTTCCAGTTCCTAGCAGAGCGGGATAAGCTCGAACTCGAATTTATTGGTAATGATGTAATTTTACTGAGGAAGACCCAGTAA